In Cydia splendana unplaced genomic scaffold, ilCydSple1.2 scaffold_46_ctg1, whole genome shotgun sequence, one genomic interval encodes:
- the LOC134805619 gene encoding uncharacterized protein LOC134805619, producing the protein MEAVLPPPLPFSFTNNLENVTSGNLSKEWEKWRKSFQVYYEACELSKKSAQVQMSILLHVIGEQCREVHAQFEGTFASVKDLLDKFESFFSPKKNITIERHRFFTRCQKQSESIEQYAFELKKLAGACEFKELIDDLIRDRLICGIQENALRERLLREPDLTLKKSLEICNIAQISKVQAGSIKKESSEHEAYTYNITASNSQDQFMLEEGGIPYGQVNWISRRGGYGARGAPRGRGRGWSQPAPRPAPPRRRAAPAQTAVSSREMRQQRQQTGPYGEIKSGVQCLKCGFAHGIYMKCPALGKMCLSCNNYDHFSRMCTVYNVQAVESSVEPIDQVIYCLSNSSSDWSIDLTFGADVTINFKLDTGADANILPIRYLSQVGLAEQDLSKTCIKYKSYSANDIIVLGTCHLKVQYKNNFYILEFVIADVPSYVVPVLGRESCSELEVVRLIKDISVIQDYEYIFREYNDVFEGLGCMPGEYKIEIDSSIRPVVHAPRKMPVALKDSIKEKLDNMVDEGIIAKVEGPTDWVNNTLSRAVEPTRGPVEVPRDQLDLQAQVCAIAVSNPLLDTHFVKIQVATQNDVEIQTVLSDNAVTSSSGVAGAPRALDTGFDSRDTVAHPGPSSILSAPTNNNSNNYVTRSGREVIVPDRWGSWGW; encoded by the exons ATGGAAGCTGTGTTGCCGCCGCCATTACCGTTTAGTTTTACAAATAATTTGGAAAATGTTACATCAGGGAACCTCTCCAAAGAATGGGAGAAATGGAGAAAATCATTCCAAGTTTATTATGAGGCGTGTGAATTATCTAAAAAAAGTGCTCAGGTGCAGATGAGCATATTGCTGCATGTGATTGGTGAGCAGTGTCGCGAGGTACATGCTCAATTTGAAGGTACATTTGCCAGTGTAAAGGATTTATTGGATAAATTCGAATCTTTTTTCTCaccgaaaaaaaatattaccatcGAAAGGCACAGATTCTTTACTCGGTGTCAAAAACAAAGTGAATCAATTGAGCAGTACGCGTTCGAGTTGAAAAAGCTAGCAGGTGCTTGTGAATTTAAGGAGCTAATAGATGATTTGATAAGGGATCGCCTCATATGTGGAATACAGGAGAACGCGCTGAGGGAGCGTTTGTTGCGAGAGCCGGACTTAACTCTAAAAAAGTCCCTGGAAATATGTAATATTGCGCAAATATCGAAAGTGCAGGCGGGGTCAATCAAGAAAGAGTCCAGTGAACATGAAGcttatacttataatattacaGCAAGTAATAGTCAAGACCAGTTTATGCTAGAGGAAGGCGGTATTCCGTACGGTCAGGTGAATTGGATATCAAGACGTGGAGGGTACGGAGCGCGAGGCGCGCCGAGGGGCAGAGGTCGCGGCTGGTCGCAGCCGgccccgcgccccgcgccgccgcgccgccgtgcCGCTCCTGCGCAAACAGCTGTTTCATCGCGAGAGATGAGACAACAACGTCAACAAACGGGACCTTATGGTGAAATTAAATCTGGAGTGCAGTGTCTAAAGTGCGGGTTTGCTCACGGTATCTATATGAAGTGTCCGGCTTTAGGAAAAATGTGTTTGAGTTGTAATAACTATGATCATTTCTCACGCATGTGCACGGTGTATAACGTACAAGCTGTGGAGTCCTCAGTGGAACCTATCGATCAGGTAATCTATTGTCTTAGTAATTCGAGTAGTGATTGGTCTATAGATTTAACCTTCGGAGCAGATGTTactattaattttaaactggATACCGGGGCCGATGCGAATATTTTACCAATAAGATATTTGAGCCAGGTTGGTTTAGCAGAACAAGATTTATCTAAGACGTGTATAAAGTATAAGAGTTACTCAGCTAACGATATCATTGTACTAGGCACGTGTCATTTGAAAGTGCAGtacaaaaataacttttatataCTGGAGTTCGTGATAGCGGATGTACCGTCCTATGTAGTACCGGTGTTAGGCCGCGAATCGTGCAGTGAACTTGAGGTAGTTAGATTGATAAAGGACATTAGCGTCATACAGGATTATGAGTATATCTTTCGCGAGTACAATGACGTTTTTGAGGGGTTAGGATGTATGCCTGGCGAGTACAAGATAGAAATTGATAGTAGTATTAGACCCGTAGTCCACGCTCCGAGAAAGATGCCGGTAGCTTTAAAAGATAGTATCAAGGAAAAATTAGATAATATGGTAGATGAGGGCATAATTGCAAAAGTGGAAGGCCCTACCGACTGGGTTAACA ATACGTTATCACGCGCTGTAGAACCGACGCGCGGTCCAGTTGAAGTACCGCGAGACCAGCTAGACTTGCAAGCACAAGTTTGTGCCATCGCAGTGAGTAACCCGTTACTGGACACGCATTTTGTAAAAATACAAGTTGCTACGCAAAATGATGTGGAAATACAAACAGTACTCAG TGATAACGCGGTGACGTCATCGAGCGGTGTGGCTGGCGCGCCGCGCGCCCTCGACACCGGGTTTGATTCTCGTGACACGGTCGCGCACCCCGGTCCATCCAGTATACTGTCTGCTCCCACcaataataatagtaataactatGTTACTCGCTCCGGCAGGGAGGTGATCGTTCCTGATCGGTGGGGTTCGTGGGGCTGGTAA